Proteins encoded by one window of Venturia canescens isolate UGA chromosome 2, ASM1945775v1, whole genome shotgun sequence:
- the scrib gene encoding protein lap4 isoform X4 — MFRCIPIFKGCNRQVESVDKRHCSLPSVPDDILRYSRSLEELLLDANHIRDLPKNFFRLQRLRKLGLSDNEIHRLPPDIQNFENLVELDVSRNDIPDIPENIRNLSSLQVADFSSNPIPRLPAGFVQLRNLTVLGLNDMSLTNLPPDFGRLEALQSLELRENLLKSLPESLSQLSKLERLDLGDNEIEELPSHIGKLPALQELWLDHNQLQHLPPEIGELKTLACLDVSENRLEDLPDEIGGLESLTDLHLSQNVIEKLPDGLGELGKLTILKVDQNRLSVLNESIGKCESLQELILTENFLFELPVSIGNLVNLNNLNVDRNSLQSLPTEIGNLKNLGVLSLRDNKLQFLPTEVGNCTALHVLDVSGNRLQYLPYSLISLNLKAVWLSENQAQPMLTFQTDVDEETGQEVLTCFLLPQLEYHVANQNGCRIEIRSAAQANEMRELASSDDEGWQEKEASRTHSVKFTDDAPEADKETPFVRQNTPHPKELKAKAHKLFSKGKNDSRSGSTDEQDVSQTFGLDKTETMNATTNEEHTEQEHIPTCNDEETREMTKVSESEGPFETSMAHETLENDDVTTQQQPSGPNSTTTDNDFEGSVSETRCRDEDESESEDMQRHVEFTILEDADYEGGGDSGKPNRLHRRDTPHHLKNKRIHTSIDKDKVASIIAQALMKKSDDQPVSLTPTTESVEQCELNSQGATSDVEPSIEVREEQYEIHIERTTGGLGLSIAGGIGSTPFKGDDEGIFISRVTEGGPADLAGLRVGDKVISVNGVSVVDVDHYDAVEVLKACGRVLILVIVREVTRIVPPSEQMSIRKDSICSSMSTSRAPSATSYVSSTAMSHNLENGDSSLTHDIVKTRKIPEPIAVARTSGEPLIPVLVHTTLIRDQNGLGFSIAGGKGSSPFKDNTDAIFISRITDGGVAQKDGKLLVGDKVISINGVEMTGAKHEQAVGMLTGLERFVRLVVEREIPISQANPATSVTPSEKSPRLIGGAPRPYTGLYSANSYMANRPGLASYRRSIDADKTLSPSPTSSTPPPPPPPVPPPQLSSKPEAINGIAKMNGVTERSGPTGATSPSNLTSPSSNQPQPAPRLSMTQPATGSGHPVGDSTNSGRSESGEQRSNSPQEDIQVPKPITNEEFQAMIPAHFLRPPKSSPSPDSQQGPVVTVTIKQPDNLPGDVTFPPAPTTIGKVTEVITKSTLTETVVTRVTDNHLVEPVITEDVVLMKEGSLGFSIIGGTDHSCTPFGAKEPGIFISHVVPGGIAANSGKLRMGDRILKVNGTDVTKATHQEAVMELLRPGESIILTVQHDPLPESYQLVEIEYIPVTELVIVKEPGEKLGMHIKGGLRGQRGNPLDHTDEGVFISKINSGGAARRDGRLKVGMRLLEVNGTSLLGATHQEAVNILRCSGNTITLVVCKGYDKNEIEHIMTMSSGRDSKNSKTSQERKDSLTEGLKSLSQSVSSLDRDDEEAATLRQEQEMKAELVAWEQEERERALVEQREKSTPEKVLDVVRAAESLVNKPNSPVDMPVPPKSPGGTKDLKTTTIVMSKHTLAPQNPTPMLPKEDTGTSVDDPSSPITPNTATSLHSNATTTNLDKSSMSQTLPSSKKKVSSVPKRSITFAELPKPSRSTSTDALASGNIKFRPTHSIMKERPITMHERANFYSSSNLYDKNYNVENAKITEPRFRLPPTPLTNPGCTGEKLRTTMASSNKRQIARSVEGKFLVEPSPTPSPTPAPVKMSVSDRKKLFENAVEEHLKPSPKPDKVFSFLSQDEVEKMKQEEEKKIATLTRDELKSWAQIDEMEGLDESEDALEDQDNRRPNSRLSSRSSIPSLQGVPSVVRTAKAERRLKERMIQEGLISDDDEESHLSPAEQRALRAEKRAAWRQARLKSLEQDALQAQIVIKKMSEMMDTSNKSEVIQDPSELDRSSDHDRPNEVETLREKIISLELSNAEEEVDGVKVEMGASDAESESEELTRQDSTINDASVDNSDSLICTSSSQSVSITAKTATNSTVNAAKKKKRKRSKKGRN; from the exons ACATACCGGACATTCCTGAGAATATCAGGAACTTGAGCTCTCTACAGGTGGCAGACTTCAGCAGTAACCCGATACCAAG GCTTCCGGCTGGTTTCGTGCAACTGAGAAACCTAACTGTACTCGGCCTCAATGACATGTCCCTCACGAACTTGCCACCAGATTTTGGCCG TTTGGAAGCCCTTCAGTCGCTGGAATTGAGGGAAAATTTGCTCAAATCCTTGCCCGAATCACTCTCTCAGCTCTCGAAACTCGAGAGGCTGGATCTTGGTGACAACGAGATCGAGGAATTG CCGTCGCACATAGGAAAATTACCCGCACTACAGGAATTGTGGCTCGACCACAATCAATTGCAACACTTGCCACCAGAAATCGGTGAATTGAAGACCTTGGCGTGCCTGGACGTTTCGGAGAACCGCTTAGAGGATTTGCCGGATGAGATCGGTGGTCTCGAGTCGTTGACAGATTTGCATCTGTCGCAAAacgtcattgaaaaattgcctGATGGCCTTGGCGAGCTCGGGAAATTAACGATACTTAAAGTCGATCAAAATCGATTGTCCGTCCTGAACGAGAGCATTGGCAAATGCGAAAGTCTTCAAGAGCTCATTCTTACGGAAAATTTCCTCTTCGAGCTACCGGTCTCCATAGGGAATCTTGTCAACTTGAATAATCTTAACGTCGATCGCAATAGCCTGCAATCGCTTCCCACAGAAATCG GAAACTTGAAGAACTTGGGGGTACTTTCGCTTAGGGATAACAAATTGCAATTTTTACCTACCGAAGTTGGCAACTGTACGGCCCTCCACGTTTTGGATGTTTCTGGAAACAG GTTGCAGTACTTGCCGTATTCGCTGATAAGTTTAAACCTCAAAGCTGTGTGGCTGAGCGAGAATCAAGCGCAGCCAATGCTGACGTTCCAGACCGATGTTGACGAGGAAACCGGTCAAGAGGTTCTCACGTGTTTCTTATTGCCACAGTTGGAGTATCACGTAGCTAATCAGAACG GATGTCGTATCGAAATACGAAGCGCTGCACAGGCGAACGAGATGAGAGAATTAGCGAGCAGCGACGACGAAGGATGGCAAGAAAAAGAAGCCTCGAGAACGCATTCCGTTAAATTTACGGACGATGCGCCGGAAGCCGACAAGGAG ACTCCATTCGTCAGACAAAATACGCCACATCCGAAAGAACTCAAAGCTAAGGCACACAAGTTATTCAGTAAGGGAAAGAACGACAGTCGATCGGGATCAACCGACGAACAG GACGTGTCGCAAACATTTGGTCTCGATAAGACCGAGACAATGAATGCGACGACGAACGAGGAGCACACGGAACAGGAGCATATTCCTACGTGTAATGACGAGGAGACGAGAGAAATGACGAAAGTTTCAGAGTCCGAAGGGCCGTTTGAAACTTCCATGGCTCATGAGACGCTTGAAAACGATGACGTTACGACGCAGCAACAACCGTCGGGACCAAACTCAACGACGACA GATAACGATTTCGAGGGTTCGGTGTCGGAAACGAGGTGTAGGGATGAGGATGAGTCTGAGTCTGAGGACATGCAGAGACATGTCGAATTTACGATATTGGAAGACGCCGATTACGAGGGTGGGGGTGACTCGGGCAAGCCAAACAGGCTACATCGCCGGGACACCCCGCACCATCTGAAAAACAAGCGAATTCATACCTCGATTGACAAGGATAAAGTTGCTTCGATCATCGCACAG GCTCTAATGAAGAAAAGCGACGACCAACCTGTCTCTCTGACCCCGACGACAGAATCCGTGGAACAATGTGAGCTCAATAGCCAAG GGGCAACCTCGGACGTAGAACCGTCGATAGAAGTACGGGAAGAGCAGTACGAAATCCATATCGAAAGGACGACCGGAGGCTTGGGTCTGTCTATTGCTGGTGGCATCGGATCAACACCCTTCAAGGGCGACGACGAAGGCATCTTTATTTCTAGAGTCACAGAAG GTGGACCCGCAGATTTGGCTGGTTTGAGGGTCGGCGACAAAGTTATCTCAGTTAACGGTGTCTCGGTAGTCGACGTCGATCATTATGACGCAGTTGAAGTTCTCAAAGCATGCGGTCGTGTGCTTATACTCGTTATCGTCCGCGAAGTTACGAGAATAGTGCCACCGTCCGAACAA atgtcTATTAGAAAGGATTCAATATGTTCGAGTATGAGCACGAGTCGAGCTCCCAGTGCTACGTCATATGTTTCCTCAACCGCAATGTCTCACAATCTCGAAAACGGTGACAGCAGCTTAACTCACGATATTGTCAAA ACACGAAAAATTCCTGAGCCCATCGCCGTTGCGAGAACAAGCGGCGAACCTCTGATACCGGTTCTCGTACACACGACGCTTATTCGCGATCAAAATGGTCTAGGATTCAGTATAGCAGGCGGAAAGGGGTCATCGCCTTTCAAAGACAATACGGAC GCAATATTCATCTCGAGAATTACGGACGGTGGAGTAGCGCAGAAAGATGGCAAATTGTTGGTCGGTGACAAAGTCATATCG ATAAACGGTGTCGAGATGACGGGCGCGAAGCACGAGCAGGCTGTGGGAATGTTGACGGGATTGGAAAGGTTCGTTCGATTGGTTGTCGAACGGGAGATACCAATTTCACAGGCGAATCCCGCGACGAGTGTGACGCCTTCAGAAAAATCGCCACGTTTGATCGGTGGTGCTCCGCGTCCTTACACGGGGCTTTACAGCGCCAATAGTTATATGGCGAACAGGCCAGGTTTGGCGAGTTACAGACGCTCGATAGACGCCGACAAGACACTTTCTCCGAGCCCAACGTCGAGTACACCGCCGCCTCCCCCGCCGCCAGTTCCGCCACCTCAATTGTCCTCCAAACCCGAGGCGATCAATGGAATCGCAAAGATGAACGGCGTGACGGAAAGATCCGGTCCTACCGGAGCCACGAGCCCCTCGAACTTGACATCTCCCAGCTCCAACCAACCGCAACCAGCGCCAAGATTATCCATGACGCAGCCTGCTACAGGATCCGGTCATCCCGTCGGTGACTCGACGAACAGCGGACGTTCCGAGAGTGGTGAACAAAGATCGAATTCGCCGCAGGAAGATATACAGGTACCCAAGCCAATAACCAACGAGGAATTTCAGGCCATGATCCCCGCTCATTTCCTACGACCTCCGAAATCCTCGCCCTCCCCAGACTCCCAACAGGGCCCGGTCGTCACGGTCACGATTAAGCAACCTGACAATCTACCCGGGGACGTTACGTTTCCCCCGGCGCCTACGACAATCGGTAAAGTTACCGAGGTCATCACTAAGAGCACGCTCACCGAGACTGTTGTAACGCGTGTTACTGACAATCATCTTGTGGAACCTGTTATTACCGAG GATGTCGTGCTAATGAAGGAAGGCTCATTGGGCTTCAGTATCATTGGTGGAACCGATCACTCTTGTACTCCCTTCGGCGCCAAGGAGCCTGGGATTTTCATATCACAC GTGGTACCCGGTGGCATAGCAGCTAATTCAGGAAAACTACGAATGGGCGATAGAATATTGAAAGTTAATGGAACAGACGTGACAAAAGCAACTCACCAAGAAGCGGTCATGGAACTCTTACGTCCTGGAGAATCGATCATTCTCACGGTTCAGCACGATCCACTGCCGGAAAGTTATCAG CTGGTCGAAATAGAGTACATCCCGGTGACA GAACTCGTCATTGTGAAGGAACCCGGTGAGAAATTGGGTATGCACATCAAGGGCGGTTTGAGAGGACAACGTGGCAATCCTCTCGATCACACGGACGAGGGTGTATTTATATCGAAAATCAATTCGGGTGGTGCAGCCAGACGTGACGGCAGACTTAAG GTTGGTATGAGATTGCTGGAAGTAAATGGCACGTCGTTGCTCGGTGCAACCCATCAGGAAGCGGTGAATATTCTCAGATGTTCCGGGAACACGATAACCCTCGTGGTTTGTAAAGGATACGATAAGAACGAGATCGAACATATAATGACAATGTCGAGTGGTCGggactcgaaaaattcgaaaacctCTCAGGAGCGCAAAGACTCACTGACCGAGGGCCTCAAATCGTTATCCCAAAGTGTCTCGAGCCTCGATCGGGATGATGAGGAAGCGGCAACTTTGCGACAAGAGCAAGAAATGAAGGCCGAACTCGTTGCTTGGGAACAAGAGGAACGCGAACGCGCTCTCGTCGAACAGCGAGAGAAATCCACTCCGGAAAAG GTATTGGATGTAGTTCGAGCAGCAGAGTCGCTAGTAAATAAACCGAATAGCCCGGTTGATATGCCAGTGCCGCCTAAATCACCTGGTGGCACAAAAGATCTTAAAACAACGACAATCGTCATGAGTAAACACACTCTGGCACCGCAAAATCCAACT CCAATGTTACCGAAAGAGGATACCGGAACATCCGTGGATGATCCCTCTTCGCCGATCACTCCGAACACTGCTACTTCTCTGCATTCTAACGCGACGACTACGAATCTCGATAAATCCTCAATGTCACAAACTCTACCGTCGTCGAAGAAAAAGGTTTCGAGCGTTCCAAAGCGTAGCATTACATTTGCCGAATTGCCAAAACCCTCGAGATCAACTTCCACCGATGCATTAGCATCTGGCAACATAAAATTCCGTCCGACACACTCGATCATGAAAGAACGTCCAATAACCATGCATGAAAGAgccaatttttattcctcctCAAATCTTTACGACAAAAACTATAATGTCGAGAATGCTAAAATAACAGAACCACGTTTTCGACTTCCTCCAACACCCCTGACAAATCCTGGGTGCACGGGAGAAAAACTTCGTACCACAATGGCTTCCTCTAACAAACGACAGATTGCACGTTCTGTCGAAGGAAAGTTTCTGGTTGAG CCTTCACCGACACCATCACCAACACCAGCGCCTGTCAAGATGTCAGTCAgcgatagaaaaaaacttttcgaaaatgCCGTCGAAGAGCATCTTAAACCTTCGCCAAAACCAG aCAAAGTATTCAGTTTCCTTAGCCAAGACGAagttgagaaaatgaaacaagAAGAAG agaaaaaaatagccacTTTAACGAGAGACGAGTTGAAGTCTTGGGCTCAGATCGACGAGATGGAGGGGCTCGACGAGTCCGAGGACGCGTTGGAAGATCAGGATAATAGAAGGCCTAA TAGCCGATTGAGCTCGCGAAGTTCGATACCCTCTCTGCAGGGCGTGCCCAGTGTCGTCAGGACGGCCAAAGCGGAACGACGTCTCAAAGAGAGAATGATCCAAGAG GGCCTGATCTCCGACGACGATGAAGAAAGTCATTTGAGTCCTGCGGAGCAGAGGGCGTTACGGGCCGAAAAAAGAGCTGCATGGAGGCAAGCGCGCTTGAAGTCTCTGGAGCAG GATGCGCTCCAGGCACAGATCGTTATTAAGAAAATGAGCGAAATGATGGACACGTCGAATAAGTCCGAAGTAATTCAAGATCCATCGGAATTGGATCGCTCGTCCGATCACGATCGACCGAACGAG GTTGAAACTCTGCGAGAGAAGATAATTTCTCTCGAGCTGAGCAATGCGGAGGAAGAAGTGGATGGCGTTAAAGTTGAAATGGGTGCGAGCGACGCTGAGAGCGAAAGCGAGGAATTGACCCGTCAAGACTCCACTATCAACGATGCCAGTGTGGATAATTCAGACTCGCTGATATGCACGAGCTCGAGTCAAAGCGTTTCTATTACTGCCAAGACAGCTACGAATTCAACGGTCAATGCAgccaagaaaaagaaaagaaagcgTTCGAAAAAAGGACGCAATTGA